A single window of Fervidicoccus fontis Kam940 DNA harbors:
- a CDS encoding RNA-binding domain-containing protein, giving the protein MSIKQIELRVIQHMTEEEDRVLRSLLNALPEDLREKVKPVAVSSKGHYGDTIIFYKVVLEKEDAEKAAEFIIRSFDKCSVFEIKNTFYNRFSDNSFHLRLDKFKLLENKFIISNSDDVVKIVIKESKKGSIKEIFERAGISIEEQ; this is encoded by the coding sequence ATGAGCATAAAGCAAATAGAGTTGAGAGTAATACAGCATATGACTGAGGAAGAGGATCGAGTTTTGAGATCCCTTTTAAATGCCCTACCTGAAGATTTAAGAGAAAAAGTCAAGCCGGTGGCAGTAAGTTCAAAGGGTCATTATGGCGATACGATCATTTTTTATAAGGTTGTTCTTGAAAAGGAAGATGCCGAAAAAGCTGCAGAGTTTATAATAAGGTCATTTGACAAATGTTCTGTTTTTGAAATTAAAAATACTTTCTATAATAGGTTTTCTGACAATTCCTTTCACCTAAGGCTTGATAAATTTAAGCTTCTTGAAAACAAATTCATAATTTCAAACTCTGATGATGTAGTGAAAATAGTAATAAAAGAGAGTAAAAAAGGATCGATTAAAGAAATATTTGAAAGGGCAGGGATATCTATAGAAGAACAGTGA
- a CDS encoding RNase P subunit p30 family protein has translation MKALFADYYIFPKDEEELKKIVKVAQSLNYSLIGIDEKYSTKISSLASEQLKVLTSRRVEAFDEREAKNKLHAAGKKVSITIGVAKGASALRFFSKNKSVDIIEISPKLHRVMDKNQADLMKQGKTSIGINLGEIVRKLELIPFAEFLIKYALKYDIKIAFYSGAEKYSELWHPRSVFHLLKTFGITERVAKSIVLDMRIKNLA, from the coding sequence TTGAAGGCTCTCTTTGCGGACTACTATATTTTTCCAAAAGACGAGGAAGAGCTTAAAAAAATTGTGAAGGTTGCTCAAAGCCTAAATTATAGTCTTATTGGAATAGATGAAAAATACAGCACTAAAATTTCTAGCTTAGCCTCAGAGCAATTAAAGGTATTGACATCAAGACGAGTCGAGGCATTTGATGAAAGGGAGGCAAAAAATAAGTTGCATGCTGCCGGAAAAAAAGTTTCTATAACCATAGGAGTTGCAAAGGGTGCAAGCGCATTGAGATTCTTCAGTAAAAATAAATCGGTAGACATAATTGAAATTTCTCCAAAACTGCATAGGGTTATGGACAAAAACCAAGCAGACCTTATGAAGCAAGGAAAAACATCCATTGGTATTAACTTGGGAGAAATTGTAAGGAAACTTGAGCTCATTCCATTCGCTGAATTCCTTATAAAGTATGCATTAAAATATGATATTAAGATCGCATTTTATAGCGGAGCTGAAAAATATAGTGAGCTTTGGCATCCTAGAAGCGTTTTTCATTTGTTAAAAACGTTTGGAATTACTGAAAGGGTTGCTAAATCGATAGTTTTAGATATGAGGATAAAGAATTTAGCTTAG
- a CDS encoding Rpp14/Pop5 family protein, producing the protein MGSFEYLAIAEAVAILLLSLGIFIIYIRFKKIERGLTTLNKKFSLISSLENWNKEEMVKKEAKVKRKKRYIVFSITSDADIDYSEIADSILTALGKIYGEPFISKSGYHFIVYYSDIKKGIVRVYREYADNIIAIFPFARRYAKKDFMIVPVKVCGTVKKAKKFLNKL; encoded by the coding sequence ATGGGTTCATTTGAGTATCTAGCTATTGCAGAAGCGGTTGCAATATTATTATTGTCTTTAGGCATCTTCATTATTTATATTAGATTTAAAAAGATCGAAAGGGGACTCACAACCTTAAATAAAAAATTCAGTTTAATTTCTTCTTTGGAAAATTGGAATAAAGAAGAAATGGTAAAAAAAGAAGCAAAAGTTAAAAGGAAAAAAAGATACATAGTTTTTTCTATAACATCGGACGCGGACATTGATTATAGCGAGATTGCAGATTCAATTCTTACAGCACTCGGTAAAATTTACGGGGAGCCATTTATATCGAAATCAGGCTATCACTTCATCGTCTATTATTCAGATATAAAAAAAGGAATAGTCAGAGTATATAGAGAATATGCGGACAACATAATTGCAATATTTCCATTTGCTAGGAGATATGCAAAAAAAGATTTTATGATTGTGCCTGTAAAAGTATGCGGAACAGTTAAAAAAGCCAAGAAGTTTTTGAATAAATTATAG
- the apgM gene encoding 2,3-bisphosphoglycerate-independent phosphoglycerate mutase, translating to MKLVYLVLDGAAGDPNLGKTAYMIADKPNLDSLAYKSKCGLMYVIGKGIAPESDAAVLALLGYDPINEHPGRGPIEALGVDIELKEEKEVAFRGNFATVDPLTKKIIDRRAGRGINKEEANELASLIDGIQLLNGKGYAKVKATVGHRVVVVLGHKEKQLGDEVSNTDPAYERRGKVSVALENFDATIKPCIPLNQDEKNRITCELVNEFTERAIKILSSSKVNESRLKNGMLPANAILLRDAGTGKAKMKDISAMYSNLKFSALTEMPVEKGIAKAAGMKMIDVSSISGERKHVYEQWALKTIEALSVSDVVYVHLKGPDEPGHEGNLKLKTKIIEDIDKYYLGSIVKYLEKEDIAILVTSDHATPCEKKAHSDSPVPFLLYSKNFSDGDRIKRFDEVECKSGSFGLISEGKNLLKTVLSFLKML from the coding sequence TTGAAGCTAGTTTATCTTGTATTAGATGGAGCGGCAGGAGACCCAAATTTAGGAAAGACAGCATATATGATAGCAGATAAGCCGAATCTTGACAGTTTAGCTTACAAAAGCAAATGCGGGCTAATGTATGTAATAGGAAAAGGCATCGCTCCAGAGAGCGACGCTGCTGTTTTAGCTCTACTTGGATATGACCCAATTAATGAGCATCCTGGAAGAGGACCTATTGAAGCACTTGGTGTGGATATAGAATTAAAGGAGGAAAAAGAAGTTGCATTTAGGGGAAACTTTGCAACTGTAGATCCATTAACTAAAAAGATCATAGATAGGAGGGCAGGCAGAGGTATCAACAAAGAGGAAGCAAACGAGCTTGCCTCATTAATTGACGGAATTCAGCTTTTAAATGGAAAAGGCTATGCTAAAGTAAAAGCTACCGTAGGACACAGAGTAGTTGTAGTTTTAGGTCATAAAGAGAAGCAGTTGGGCGATGAGGTTTCCAATACAGATCCAGCGTATGAGAGAAGGGGAAAAGTCTCTGTTGCTTTGGAAAATTTTGATGCTACAATTAAACCGTGCATTCCGCTTAATCAGGATGAGAAGAATAGAATTACATGTGAACTTGTAAATGAGTTTACTGAAAGAGCAATAAAAATTCTCAGTTCATCAAAGGTAAATGAAAGCAGATTAAAAAATGGCATGCTTCCGGCCAACGCAATTTTGCTCAGGGATGCTGGAACTGGCAAGGCTAAGATGAAGGATATATCAGCGATGTATTCTAATCTGAAGTTTTCAGCGCTGACTGAAATGCCGGTTGAGAAAGGCATAGCAAAAGCTGCAGGAATGAAAATGATAGATGTATCAAGCATTTCTGGAGAGAGAAAGCATGTTTATGAACAGTGGGCTTTGAAAACTATTGAAGCTCTCTCCGTCTCCGATGTAGTATATGTCCACTTAAAAGGGCCGGACGAGCCTGGACATGAAGGAAACTTAAAATTAAAAACAAAAATCATAGAAGATATAGATAAGTACTACCTAGGATCCATTGTCAAATATTTGGAAAAAGAAGATATAGCCATTTTAGTGACCTCAGATCACGCTACACCTTGTGAAAAGAAAGCTCATAGCGATTCTCCTGTTCCGTTCCTGCTTTATAGTAAAAACTTTAGCGATGGAGACCGAATTAAGAGATTTGATGAAGTAGAATGCAAGAGTGGAAGCTTTGGGCTTATAAGCGAGGGAAAGAACTTATTAAAGACCGTCTTATCATTCCTAAAAATGCTATAG
- a CDS encoding bifunctional ADP-dependent NAD(P)H-hydrate dehydratase/NAD(P)H-hydrate epimerase, translated as MLGDCLSSKRIRAIEENMTYLGIPTLLLMENAGKCVAEESYKALETLGKENGKVVVVAGRGGNAGDGFVAARHLRAMGVSVDVLLLYQKELINHNDARTNLDYLLKDFQINIFHWDEISPHSFLKNYDIIIDAILGTGVRGELRYPIPQAIEAINSSGSYVVAVDIPSGIDPDTGELASYRDEKIAVKANTTVVMHYRKKGLENRGEFAGKQVICDVGITPAAEKIVGPGDVRNFLKLKPKDAKKGDGGIVTVIGGSKEYYGAPTLSALAVLRAGADLVYLIVPEKIKQIVSSFTPSLIVIGTENDYHSPEEISSIDKYISRSDSVVVGPGLGFNETTCNFVSELIDHLKSKYPDAKVIVDADALKCIAKNKKTLNENFVLTPHRGELDLLLRSYDITGDNDREKNSLNLSNKLGGAIVVSKGPIDYICSAKYGCREKRCGNPGMSIGGTGDILTGLIAAFYKRTGSLFYASCIASFVNSLAGDYLLNNYNEFYTSEDVLNCISTVLRDLFNKKK; from the coding sequence TTGTTAGGAGATTGTTTAAGTTCTAAGAGAATACGAGCTATTGAAGAGAACATGACATATCTTGGCATTCCGACTCTCCTGCTTATGGAGAACGCTGGAAAATGTGTTGCAGAAGAATCTTATAAAGCATTAGAAACTTTAGGAAAGGAAAATGGCAAAGTAGTTGTTGTAGCTGGTAGGGGCGGAAATGCCGGAGACGGGTTTGTAGCGGCTAGGCATCTGAGAGCGATGGGAGTAAGCGTTGACGTCCTTCTTCTCTATCAGAAAGAGCTGATAAATCATAATGATGCGAGGACAAACCTTGATTATCTTTTAAAGGATTTTCAAATTAATATTTTTCATTGGGATGAAATCAGTCCTCATAGTTTTCTAAAAAACTACGATATAATAATCGATGCCATTTTAGGAACAGGAGTAAGGGGAGAGCTCAGATATCCAATTCCTCAAGCAATTGAGGCAATAAATAGCTCTGGGTCATATGTAGTAGCTGTAGATATACCAAGCGGAATAGATCCCGACACAGGAGAGCTAGCTTCATATAGAGATGAGAAGATCGCTGTAAAAGCGAACACTACAGTGGTTATGCACTACAGAAAAAAAGGGCTGGAAAATAGAGGCGAGTTTGCAGGAAAGCAGGTAATTTGCGATGTGGGCATAACTCCTGCTGCTGAAAAGATAGTCGGACCTGGGGATGTGAGGAACTTTTTGAAGCTTAAGCCTAAGGATGCAAAAAAAGGAGATGGAGGTATTGTCACTGTGATTGGAGGTTCTAAAGAATATTACGGCGCCCCTACTTTGAGTGCTTTAGCAGTACTAAGAGCGGGCGCGGACCTGGTTTACCTTATAGTTCCTGAAAAAATAAAGCAAATTGTTTCATCATTTACCCCATCACTAATAGTTATAGGAACAGAAAATGACTACCACAGTCCTGAAGAGATTTCATCTATTGACAAGTATATTTCTCGCTCAGATTCTGTTGTAGTGGGTCCAGGGCTCGGCTTTAATGAAACTACCTGCAATTTTGTTTCAGAACTTATAGATCATTTAAAAAGTAAATATCCTGATGCTAAGGTTATAGTTGATGCAGATGCTCTTAAGTGCATTGCCAAGAATAAAAAAACCCTTAATGAAAACTTTGTTTTAACTCCACATAGGGGAGAGTTAGATCTTCTATTGAGGTCTTACGACATAACTGGAGATAATGATAGAGAAAAGAACTCATTGAATCTCTCAAATAAACTCGGCGGCGCAATTGTAGTCTCAAAGGGACCAATTGACTATATATGCAGTGCTAAATATGGATGCAGAGAGAAGAGGTGCGGAAACCCAGGAATGAGCATTGGAGGAACAGGAGATATACTCACTGGACTTATAGCGGCTTTTTATAAGAGAACAGGTTCTCTGTTTTATGCTTCCTGCATTGCGTCTTTTGTGAACAGCTTAGCTGGAGATTACCTGTTAAATAACTACAATGAGTTCTATACTTCAGAAGATGTTTTGAACTGCATTTCGACAGTACTGAGAGATCTTTTTAATAAGAAGAAATAG
- a CDS encoding PINc/VapC family ATPase yields MESRFFAENKKFPDNFVPDHSSLIGGIVTKLILSNEIPELSKIYIHKTLVSFIEKEAFEGKAVGLAGIEELQRIRELAKERNIEVEIVGDSQRVFSQVDILELSRIVRELAISTESVLITSDKIASQIAQATGIKTLYVPASASKRLKLEDFFDNETMSVHLIEDVPPIAKKGRPGSWSFVQLSDKPITRAEIQSIFDEIVETAKSREDSFIEIDRSGSTIVQLGAYRIVIVRPPLGSKWMITAVKPLVKLSLEDYMLPEKLLERFKKRAEGILIAGAPGMGKTTFAQALAEFYQKEGKIVTTIESPRDMRLSPQIVQYSKHFAEKDEIHDILLLSRPDYTFFDELRGDDDFKLYVDLRLAGIGMVGVLHATSPIDAIQRFINRVELGVIPSIIDTVIFIDRGQISKVYEITITVKLPTGLKEVDLARPVIEVKDFLTSELEYEIYTFGEQTVVVPIKRGKKVGAGEERIIRQIETLVPGAEVEILGKTATVKLSGENSRLIMKRAKRLKRIAQKMGYDLRIETE; encoded by the coding sequence ATGGAAAGCCGTTTCTTTGCAGAAAATAAAAAATTTCCAGATAATTTTGTCCCAGACCATTCTTCACTCATCGGAGGAATTGTAACGAAGCTAATATTATCAAATGAAATACCAGAGCTTTCTAAGATATACATACATAAAACGCTAGTTTCTTTTATTGAGAAAGAGGCTTTTGAGGGGAAAGCCGTCGGATTAGCAGGAATAGAAGAACTCCAAAGAATAAGGGAGCTTGCAAAAGAAAGGAATATAGAAGTGGAAATTGTAGGAGATTCTCAAAGAGTTTTTTCTCAAGTAGATATATTGGAGCTTTCTAGAATTGTAAGAGAGCTTGCAATATCTACTGAAAGCGTCCTGATAACAAGCGACAAGATAGCATCACAGATTGCTCAAGCAACGGGAATAAAGACCCTCTACGTTCCAGCGTCAGCATCTAAAAGGCTTAAGCTTGAGGATTTCTTTGATAATGAAACGATGAGCGTGCACTTAATAGAGGATGTCCCGCCTATAGCAAAGAAGGGAAGACCGGGATCCTGGTCATTTGTCCAATTGTCTGATAAGCCCATAACTAGGGCTGAGATCCAGAGCATTTTTGATGAAATTGTGGAAACTGCAAAGTCGAGGGAGGATTCTTTCATAGAAATAGACAGATCTGGAAGCACAATAGTTCAGCTCGGAGCATACAGGATAGTTATTGTTAGACCTCCTCTCGGTAGCAAATGGATGATAACTGCAGTAAAGCCGCTTGTAAAGCTCTCTCTTGAAGATTATATGTTGCCAGAAAAGCTTCTCGAGAGGTTTAAGAAGAGGGCTGAAGGTATTCTGATAGCAGGCGCCCCTGGAATGGGGAAGACAACTTTTGCGCAGGCTCTAGCAGAATTCTATCAAAAAGAAGGGAAAATTGTCACGACGATAGAATCGCCTAGAGACATGAGGCTGTCTCCTCAAATAGTTCAATACAGCAAGCACTTCGCCGAGAAGGACGAGATACATGACATCTTATTGTTAAGCAGACCTGACTACACATTTTTCGATGAATTGAGAGGAGATGATGACTTTAAGTTGTATGTCGATTTAAGGCTGGCTGGAATTGGAATGGTGGGAGTACTCCACGCAACGAGCCCGATTGACGCAATACAGAGGTTTATTAACAGAGTTGAGCTCGGCGTTATTCCTAGCATTATTGATACCGTCATATTCATAGATAGGGGACAGATATCAAAAGTATACGAGATAACTATAACTGTCAAGCTTCCTACAGGCTTAAAGGAAGTCGATCTCGCGAGGCCTGTAATTGAAGTAAAAGACTTTTTAACGAGCGAACTAGAGTATGAGATTTATACATTTGGAGAGCAGACGGTAGTTGTGCCCATTAAAAGAGGAAAGAAGGTAGGGGCAGGAGAAGAAAGAATAATTAGACAGATCGAAACACTTGTCCCTGGAGCAGAGGTAGAAATTTTGGGAAAAACTGCAACTGTAAAGCTTTCTGGAGAGAACTCTAGGCTTATAATGAAGAGAGCGAAGAGGCTCAAAAGGATTGCACAGAAAATGGGATATGACCTAAGGATAGAAACCGAGTAG
- a CDS encoding geranylgeranylglycerol-phosphate geranylgeranyltransferase, with the protein MIEKVKNTKVNRKEKIKAYIEIIRIPNSFMMGLAVLVGVLIANHEYFLNFRNYLTILSGFATGFFLTASSMVFNDYNDREIDLINQPSRPIPSKRIGEREALSYGILLSLIGIISSLYTGLYTFAIAILTFGIALLYNFWGKKTGLIGNFMVSYSVTIPLIYGAVMINSFTFKIMIFASMVFLTNTGREIIKGIADIAGDSVKGIRTIAVKYGAKRASIVASWFILVAVFLSFIPTITRMTGLLYFILVLAVDGILISSVLTILNKADKEIALLVKKRILFAMFLGLIAFSLSFV; encoded by the coding sequence ATGATAGAAAAGGTGAAAAATACGAAGGTAAATAGAAAAGAAAAAATAAAAGCATACATAGAAATAATAAGAATTCCCAATTCCTTTATGATGGGTTTAGCCGTTTTGGTCGGAGTTCTTATAGCAAATCATGAGTACTTTTTAAATTTTAGAAACTATTTGACTATATTGTCCGGCTTTGCAACAGGCTTCTTTCTAACAGCATCATCTATGGTCTTCAATGACTACAATGATAGAGAGATAGACCTTATAAATCAGCCTTCTAGACCAATTCCAAGCAAAAGAATCGGAGAAAGGGAAGCGCTTTCTTATGGGATCCTTCTGTCTTTAATAGGAATTATTTCCTCTTTGTATACAGGTCTTTATACATTTGCTATTGCAATTTTGACATTCGGTATAGCTCTTCTATATAATTTCTGGGGAAAAAAGACAGGGCTCATCGGAAACTTTATGGTAAGTTATAGTGTAACCATCCCTCTAATTTATGGTGCAGTAATGATAAACTCTTTTACGTTTAAGATAATGATATTCGCATCTATGGTCTTCCTAACTAATACCGGTAGAGAGATAATAAAAGGAATTGCAGATATAGCAGGAGATTCTGTTAAAGGAATAAGAACCATTGCTGTTAAGTACGGTGCCAAAAGGGCATCAATTGTCGCATCTTGGTTTATTTTGGTAGCTGTTTTTCTGTCTTTTATCCCAACAATAACCAGAATGACCGGCCTGCTTTATTTTATTTTAGTCTTAGCTGTAGATGGAATACTTATCTCATCTGTCCTCACCATTTTGAATAAAGCCGATAAGGAAATCGCCTTATTGGTAAAGAAGAGGATACTATTTGCAATGTTCTTGGGATTGATAGCGTTTTCACTTAGTTTTGTGTAG
- a CDS encoding winged helix-turn-helix domain-containing protein: MERTNKLGSFVYSRQRRNDLEIVVSILANIKEDGTKPTHLSNKSMLDYKVMKKYLSYLIQEELVKQLDGKIYITEKGREFLEEYKRLRNLIQFSTNKTA, from the coding sequence ATGGAACGTACAAACAAGCTTGGAAGTTTTGTTTATAGCAGACAGAGACGCAATGATTTAGAAATTGTGGTTTCAATTTTAGCGAATATCAAGGAAGATGGAACAAAACCCACTCATCTTTCTAATAAATCCATGCTTGACTACAAAGTAATGAAGAAATATTTAAGTTATCTAATACAGGAGGAATTAGTTAAACAATTGGATGGAAAAATTTACATTACCGAAAAGGGAAGAGAATTCCTCGAAGAATACAAGAGGTTAAGAAATCTAATACAATTTTCAACAAATAAAACGGCTTAA
- the hjc gene encoding Holliday junction resolvase Hjc, which yields MDIEKRKNRIRGFQKERDLVRKLWEMGFATIRAPASGAKAKKTYQPDIIAAKNNRIFVIEVKTRRATDTVYVDSFQVSKLKEWSSRAGSNARCFIAVYFDRKIGWKFVPLEKAEVTKDGNIKVTKDLASNSLSLDDLNNLTK from the coding sequence ATGGACATTGAAAAAAGAAAAAACAGAATAAGAGGATTCCAGAAAGAGAGAGATCTCGTGAGAAAGCTCTGGGAAATGGGATTTGCAACGATAAGAGCGCCAGCAAGTGGAGCAAAGGCAAAAAAAACCTATCAACCTGATATTATAGCCGCAAAAAATAACCGAATTTTCGTTATTGAGGTAAAGACCAGAAGAGCAACTGATACCGTATATGTCGATTCTTTTCAAGTAAGTAAGCTTAAGGAGTGGTCTAGCAGGGCTGGAAGCAATGCGAGATGCTTTATTGCAGTTTACTTTGATAGGAAAATAGGTTGGAAGTTTGTTCCACTAGAAAAAGCTGAAGTGACAAAGGATGGAAATATAAAAGTTACGAAGGACCTCGCCTCTAATTCACTAAGCTTAGATGATTTAAATAATTTAACAAAGTAA
- a CDS encoding metal-sulfur cluster assembly factor — protein MSEAINKSEIREKIIEALKGVYDPEIPVNIYDLGLIYEIQVNDDMSVYIRMGLTTPFCPMVSSIVSVVEEEVEKKLSSLGFKKVYVDIDISKPWSAKMITKEGREQLKSIYGYDIVEEMIKREEEMMSSEKT, from the coding sequence ATGAGTGAGGCTATTAATAAAAGCGAAATAAGAGAAAAAATAATAGAAGCACTGAAGGGAGTTTACGATCCAGAAATTCCAGTAAACATTTATGATCTAGGACTAATATATGAGATACAGGTCAATGACGATATGAGCGTTTATATAAGAATGGGGCTCACCACGCCTTTTTGCCCAATGGTATCATCGATTGTTTCAGTAGTAGAGGAAGAGGTAGAAAAGAAGCTAAGCTCTTTAGGTTTTAAGAAGGTGTACGTTGATATAGACATTTCTAAGCCTTGGTCTGCAAAAATGATAACAAAAGAAGGGAGGGAGCAGTTAAAGTCTATTTATGGCTATGACATCGTTGAGGAAATGATAAAAAGAGAAGAAGAAATGATGAGTAGCGAAAAAACCTAA
- a CDS encoding nicotinamide mononucleotide deamidase-related protein, whose protein sequence is MYNMERFFSPPQNENVWIINTGTELLNGITVNTNASWLARKLSFLGFKVKRIIVVPDEFEEFSNELKRALENKAGIVITTGGLGPTYDDNTLLFISKSLKIPYEVNEDALNMVKKVYEAMSEPLTKEREKMAKMPKGSIPLKNPVGTAPGMMLYYSGSYIISLPGVPSEMKAIFEEDLESVLKMWSKKKVSENIIKVRGIMESAIAPLIEKASKKYLNAYIKTHPKGKESNEPYIEIQILATGNTEEEANKLASEITSDIINEIETKFSGGKIER, encoded by the coding sequence ATGTATAATATGGAAAGATTTTTTTCCCCTCCTCAAAATGAAAATGTTTGGATTATCAATACTGGAACTGAACTTCTTAATGGAATAACTGTTAATACAAATGCATCTTGGCTGGCAAGAAAGCTTTCATTCTTAGGATTTAAAGTGAAACGGATTATTGTTGTGCCGGATGAATTTGAAGAATTCAGCAACGAGCTAAAAAGAGCATTGGAAAATAAAGCCGGGATAGTTATAACTACTGGTGGACTTGGTCCAACATATGATGACAACACGTTACTATTTATCTCGAAATCGTTAAAAATTCCGTACGAAGTTAATGAAGATGCCCTTAATATGGTAAAGAAAGTTTATGAAGCGATGTCTGAACCTTTAACAAAAGAGAGGGAGAAAATGGCTAAAATGCCAAAAGGATCAATCCCACTGAAAAATCCTGTCGGGACAGCACCTGGCATGATGCTTTATTATAGTGGCTCTTACATCATATCGCTTCCAGGCGTTCCTTCAGAAATGAAAGCAATCTTTGAAGAAGATCTCGAATCCGTCTTAAAGATGTGGAGCAAAAAGAAAGTTTCTGAAAACATTATTAAAGTGAGAGGAATAATGGAATCTGCCATTGCGCCGTTGATAGAGAAAGCTTCCAAAAAATATCTAAATGCCTACATAAAAACTCATCCTAAGGGAAAAGAAAGCAACGAGCCGTATATTGAAATCCAAATACTTGCTACTGGAAATACTGAAGAGGAAGCAAACAAATTAGCAAGCGAGATAACAAGTGATATTATAAATGAAATCGAAACAAAGTTCAGTGGAGGTAAAATTGAGCGATAG
- the glyA gene encoding serine hydroxymethyltransferase: protein MVIKLSSPENLLRNVLQLTNEANEWRRKKSINLIASENVMSPLAEAVYLSDFMSRYAEGKPKKRYYQGTKYIDELEIMLAELMGKILNIQYIETRPISGTIANASVFKELGEPGDRALVAPVQAGSHVSHTKFGTLGALGMTQVYLPYDEERMNVDVDKAIKMIKEEKFKFLVLGGSVYLFPHPVKELADAVKERGAKIVYDAAHVFGLIVGGVWRNPLREGADVMTASTHKTFPGPQGGLIAFSDEGLYKQVSKTIFPYFLSNHHLHRIPATLVTTLEMMKYGEQYAKAVVENAKKFAEALAEEGFKVLGENLGYTMSHQVVVDVAKQGGGAKCATLLESANIITNKNLLPYDPPENVQNPSGLRLGTQEMTRYGMGKQEMYEIAHLMRRLLIDNEDPEKVKKDVIELRSGFLEVKYGFTLEDAGDLKDKILILR, encoded by the coding sequence ATGGTGATAAAATTGTCCTCTCCTGAAAATCTCTTGAGAAATGTGTTGCAATTAACAAATGAAGCAAATGAGTGGAGGAGGAAAAAATCAATAAATTTAATAGCAAGCGAAAACGTAATGAGCCCTCTTGCTGAAGCTGTATATTTGAGCGACTTCATGAGCAGATATGCTGAAGGTAAACCGAAAAAAAGGTACTATCAGGGAACAAAATACATCGATGAGCTCGAAATAATGCTTGCTGAACTTATGGGAAAAATTCTCAACATTCAGTATATAGAGACTAGGCCTATTAGCGGAACAATAGCAAATGCATCTGTTTTTAAAGAATTGGGAGAACCCGGAGACAGAGCGCTTGTTGCGCCCGTACAAGCCGGGAGCCATGTCAGTCATACTAAATTTGGGACGCTAGGAGCTTTAGGCATGACGCAGGTTTATCTTCCATATGACGAAGAAAGGATGAATGTTGATGTAGATAAAGCAATAAAAATGATAAAAGAAGAAAAGTTTAAGTTTTTAGTCCTTGGAGGAAGTGTATATTTATTCCCTCATCCAGTTAAAGAGCTTGCTGATGCCGTAAAGGAAAGGGGAGCAAAAATAGTATATGATGCGGCTCACGTCTTTGGTCTGATAGTCGGGGGTGTTTGGAGGAATCCGCTAAGGGAAGGAGCGGATGTAATGACAGCGAGTACTCATAAAACTTTCCCAGGTCCGCAAGGAGGATTGATAGCTTTTAGTGATGAGGGGTTGTACAAGCAGGTTTCAAAGACGATCTTTCCATATTTCCTTAGCAACCACCATCTTCATAGGATACCAGCAACCTTAGTCACAACTTTAGAGATGATGAAGTACGGAGAGCAGTATGCTAAAGCTGTTGTTGAGAATGCTAAAAAATTTGCTGAAGCATTAGCAGAGGAAGGATTTAAAGTACTTGGAGAAAACCTGGGATATACGATGAGTCATCAGGTTGTAGTAGATGTTGCTAAACAAGGCGGAGGAGCTAAATGTGCAACGTTACTAGAAAGCGCTAACATCATTACTAATAAAAACTTATTACCATATGACCCTCCAGAAAATGTGCAGAATCCGAGCGGGTTGAGACTCGGTACACAAGAAATGACAAGGTATGGGATGGGAAAGCAGGAAATGTATGAAATAGCACATCTAATGAGAAGACTGCTGATAGATAACGAGGATCCGGAAAAAGTTAAAAAAGATGTAATAGAGCTTAGATCAGGCTTCCTTGAAGTAAAATATGGATTTACACTAGAAGACGCAGGAGATCTTAAAGACAAGATCTTAATTTTAAGGTGA